The Spirosoma linguale DSM 74 genomic interval CGTTGACCGCCCCGGCGATAACCGTATCGCGCAGCGCTTTTTGTACGGGTACACTTTCACCCGTTAACATACTCTCATTTACCGCGCTATCTCCCTCGACCACTTCACCATCCGTCGGAATACGTTCGCCAGGCCGAACCAATACTACGTCCCCAACCGTCAGCGACGTTACGTTTACGTCGCTAATAGTTTCTCCGTTCACCTTGTGAGCATCTGAAGGCAACATCTGTACAATCAACTCCAATGAGTGTGAGGCTCCGGCTACCGATTTCATCTCGAAATAATGGCCCAGCAGCATGATATCAATCAGCGTGGCCAGCTCAAAGAAGAAATCCATACCACTCAACCACCCAACCAATACGACGACGCTATAGACATAGGCGGTGGTGATGGCTACGGCAACGAGCGTCATCATGCCCAACTGCCGATTCCTTAGTTCGCCGATCATACCCGTCAGGAATGGCCAGCCGCCGTAGCCATAAATGATGGACGCAAGCACCAGCACCACCCCATTCCGAAAGGGGAAATCAATAGTATAGCCTGTCAGGTCGCGAAACATCATCGACAGGAGGACAACCGGCACCGACAGGGCGAGACAAATCCAGAATCGGCGTAAAAAGTCGGCGATCATGGCCCCATGATCGTGTCCCCGCATCGGCGGACTGCCATGCCCGCCCTGCTGGCCATGCCCCATCTTGGAATGATCCATTTTAGAATGATCCATCTGGGCGTGATCCATCGACTCATGTTCCATCCCTATGCCACCCTGATGTTGTTCAGGACTATCAGGTCCACTGTGGCCATCGTGCCCAATGTGTTGCAGTGCCCGCTGTTCAGCGGGTGATTCGGCAGCAGACGCTTCGTGGTTTGCATCCGGTTCGTGGTCATGCGGGTGATTGGCAGGTGACCCGCTGGCCTGATGGTCGGTATGTGTGGGGACCGGTTCATCACGAGCTTCCATTACATGAAATGACCCGACCGTCGAAACCAATTGCTGTATGTCGGCAACGGAAGGAAGTTGCTCAACCGTAAGCAAGGCTTCGGGTGGGTCAACTGTTAACAGGGCGTCGATGATACCGGGCTGACCAATCAAACGGTTTCGGATGGCTTCGGCCTGCTCGGTGGTCGTTAGGCCGTGTATCATATACCGGTGTTGATGCGTCATATTTCTGGTTCCGTTAGTATTCGTTGTGTATTCTGAAAGCGCAAAACACGCTAATTCATTCTAATTAACTCACTTTACGCTAGAAAAGGCCGTACTACAAAAATTCTGCAAGGCAAGACCCAAATTTTGCAAGCCCTGGCATCACGCATACCCATAGCTTTGTTTGCTATCGTATTGAGTACACTGCCTACATTATTAACAGTGCGCGGTGACGGGGTAAGTAGTCGGGTTGGCATTCAACAGTCCGGCGGCCCTGTTAGATATTGCCCGATAGAGATGGAGCCAACAATAATAAAAGCGATTCAACCGGACGATCAGAACGACGGTAACGCGGAACACCAGGGAGGTTTGCTACGAATTCGGGGCATGGTGTGCGCCCGGTGCATCGATGTCGTTCAAAGCGAACTGACCCAGGCTGGCTTCGATGTCCTTGCCGTTCAGTTAGGAAAGGTTACGCTGCGAGACCCTTTAACGTCGAATGACATGGAGCGCATCCAGACCGTTTTATCGAAACAGGGATTTAGTCTGCTTGAGGGCCAACAGAAACTGACTGTTCACCAGCGAACCAAAACGTTTGTTGATTCCTATTTCGCCCAGGCGACTGACCTTAGTGAAAGCAAAATCGGAACGCCAAACCGCCGTCTATCAACCCAGATTCAGGACGCGCTGGGCCTGGATTATGACACCATCAGCGGTCAGTTTACAAAAACAGAGGGCATCACGTTGGAACGGTATATCATCCTCCGGCGAATCGACAAGGTGAAAGAATGGCTGGTCTACTCAGATGAGACCCTCACCGAAATTGCCCACCGAACGGGTTACAGTAGTGTGCAACATCTTTCCAACCAATTTCGGCAGCAGACCGGCCTGACTCCTTCCTATTTCCGTCAGGTACGTCAACAGAAACAAGCGTTACAGCAGGGGACCCTGTAAGCGGCCGTGCAATCAATACGCTGGTGGTGCGGCATCCTAACCGGGTTCCCCTAAAATCTCACAAGCGGCCGGGGTAATTGTATAACGAAAGGGGTGGTACGCGGGGCGACCTTTGTCCTATAAATTGACGAAACCATGATGACCCAACCCATTACTGCTCCTGCAAAATCCGCAACTAGGGGTGAGCTAACCCGCCAAACGTTTCCAGTACTGGAGATGACCTGCGCAGCTTGTGCCGTCAGTGTCGAGTCCATGCTTAGCCATACACCCGGCATTGCGAAAGCGGCTGTCAATTACGCCAACCAGTCGGCTTCGGTCGAGTATGACGCTAAACTGATTACCCCGGCCGGGATGCAGCAGGTAATACAGTCGATTGGCTACGACTTAGTGGTCGACGTTGACGATCCTCAGCAGGTACAACAGGAAGCGCAACAGCGACAGTACGAATCGCTGAAGAAGCGAACCTTGTGGGCAGGCATTCTTTCCGTTCCAGTGGTCGTATTGGGTATGTTCTTCATGAATGCGCCCAGCGCCAACTGGATTATGATGGCGCTGTCAGCACCGGTGGTGTTCTGGCTGGGGCGGTCCTACTTCGTCAACGCCTGGAAGCAGGCCCGTCATGGCAAGACCAACATGGACACGCTGGTGGCACTCTCAACGGGCATTGCCTTTCTGTTTAGTGCCTTCAATACATTTTACCCCCAATTCTGGCACAGTCGGGGCCTTCACCCACACGTTTATTTTGAAGCCGCTGCGGTAGTCATTGCCTTTATTTCATTGGGTAAGCTGCTGGAAGAACGGGCCAAATCGAACACCGGCTCGGCGATCAAGAAACTGATGGGCCTGCAACCCAAAACCGTCCGCGTTGTCGAGGGTGACACTGACCGCGAATTACCCATTGCACTGGTACGCGTCGGACAGGTCATTGTCGTGCGACCGGGCGAGAAGATTCCGGTGGATGGCGTGGTCGAGTCAGGTAACTCGTTCGTCGATGAAAGTATGATTTCGGGTGAGCCGGTGCCGGTTGAAAAGCGACCGGGCGGGTTGGTCTTTGCCGGGACCATCAACCAGAAAGGTGCATTTCGATTCAAGGCACAGAAGGTAGGGGGTGAAACCGTACTGGCGCAGATTATCCGAATGGTGCAGGAAGCCCAGGGCAGCAAAGCACCCGTACAGAAATTAGTGGATAAAATTGCCGGGATTTTCGTGCCCGTTGTCATTGGTATTGCCATCCTGACGTTCGGAGCCTGGATGCTCTTAGGAGGTGAAAACGCGTTTACTCATGCTTTGCTGACCTCCGTTACGGTGCTGGTCATTGCCTGTCCCTGTGCGCTGGGGCTGGCTACGCCAACGGCCATCATGGTCGGTGTAGGCAAAGGGGCCGACAATAATATTTTGATCAAAGATGCGGAAAGTTTGGAACTCGGTTACAAAGTCAATGCCGTCGTACTCGACAAAACCGGCACCATTACCGAAGGCAAACCGACCGTAACGGATCTGGCCTGGCAGGTAAGCGACGGTGAGGTGGCCAATTTATTGCCCATACTCTACGCGCTGGAGTCCCAATCTGAACACCCTCTGGCCGATGCTGTCGTCGAGCGGCTACGAGGTAACGGCATCAGCGGCACGGCTCTTGAGGAGTTTGAGAGCTTGACCGGCCGGGGCGTTTCAGGCCGCTACGGGAACACGACGTATGCCGTGGGTAACGCCCGGCTATTAACGGAGCGTGGTGTTGGGGTTGACCGGGCGGTTCAACTGTTGGCAACTGGCTGGCAAAACGAAGCGAAAACGGTCGTGTATTTCGCCGATCAGACGCGCGTTCTGGCGGTACTGGCCATTGCCGATCCGGTAAAAGAGACCTCCCGTGAAGCCATTCATACACTCAGAAAACGGGGTATTGCCGTGTACATGATGACCGGCGACAACGCGCAAACGGCTGAGGCTGTGGCCAAAGCCGTCGGCCTGAGTGATTTCCGGGCCGAAGCCCTGTCCGCCGATAAAGCCGCGTTTGTGAAGGAGCTTCAGCAACAGGGCAAGGTCGTGGCCATGATTGGCGATGGCATCAACGACTCGCAGGCACTGGCGCAGGCCGATGTCAGTATTGCGATGGGACGCGGTTCTGACATCGCAATGGATGTAGCCAAGATGACGCTCATTACCTCCGACCTGAACAGTGTACCCAAGGCTTTGCAACTCTCCCGTAAAACCGTGCAGACTATCCGGCAAAATTTATTCTGGGCCTTCATCTATAACCTAATTGGGATTCCCATTGCAGCCGGGTTGTTATACCCCGTGAATGGCTTTCTGTTGAACCCGATGATTGCCGGGGCTGCGATGGCACTTAGCTCCGTGTCAGTGGTTACGAACAGCCTGCGGCTACGGGCGACTAAGCTGTAATGAACAAAGGGAACCGTTTATCAAGACATAAACTAATAACTAACAACGAATATGGAAACGCTGAATTTCAAAACAAACATTAAGTGTAGTGGTTGCGTGGCAACCGTAACGCCTTTTCTCAATGACATCGAACAACTCGATGGCTGGAATGTAGACACCGCCTGCCCGGATAAGATTCTAACCGTGCAGACAACGGACAACCGCATTGGTGAGGAGGTTCGAAAAGCGGTTGAACGGGCAGGCTATAAAGCAGACCCAATACCACGGCCCTGATTTCCAAAATTTTGTAATAGTATGATCTTAATCTTATAAGCTGGTCCACTGTCCGGTGGGGCAGCTTATTTGTTTTAACAGTACTCAACAAATCTATTTATGGAAACACACAATCAACATACCGACCAGGCTCGGTCAATGCAGCAGGGCCACACGATGGCTGGGCAAAACCACTACGGCAAATTAGCCATCATGGGAGTCTTGTCCTTTTTATCAATGTATACCCTTATGTACTCGATGGTGGACCGCTTTGAAAATGTAATTCCGAACGTCAATCAGTTGTATATGGCTGGCCTGATGACAATGCCAATGCTTATTATCGAAGTACTATTAATGTCGTCCATGTATACAAACAAACAGCGGAATGTTCTGGTCGTCGCGATTAGTACCCTAGCATTGGTCGGCTTTTTTTTCCTCATTCGTGATCAAACGGCGGTTGGCGATAAGCAGTTTGCCAAGTCGATGATTCCGCACCATGCCGCAGCCATTCTGATGGCTAGGGCGGCCAAACTCAGCGATCCCGAACTGCAAAAGTTACAGCAGGATATCATTTCAGCGCAGGAAAAAGAAATCAGGCAAATGAAGGACAAAATCGCTGAACTGGATAAGTAAAGAGGGTTGAGAGACCAGGCCTGTCAATTATAAACGGCTCTGCTATAAGGTAGGGCTTTTTGTTTTATTAGATTATAATTCGAAAGCACTGATTATGAAACGTTTTTTTCTCATCACCTGTCTTGTTCTGGTGTTTACGGCCAGCAATGGACAACATCAACAGCACACAATGCCCGATGCCAATCGGTCGGCTGAGCAACCTCACAATCCTGACAAGTCTAACTTCCCAGCTGTCAAAACAAGTTTACCAGTGTCGCGGCCACAGGCGTTGGCGAACGTAAAGCCGACAGGGAAACGGGTACCGTATGATCTGATCATTGATGAACAGATGGTTAATATTACGGGCAAACCCAAAAAGGCCATGACCATAAACGGTGGGATTCCCGGACCCACCATGCGGTTTACAGAAGGTGATGTAGCCGTTATCCGGGTTCATAACAAACTGAAAACAGAAACCTCACTGCACTGGCACGGCATCCTGCTCCCCAACAAACAGGATGGTGTTTCGTATTTGAATACCCCCCCTATTCAAGCGGGCGACACCTACACGTTTGAGTACCCCCTCGTTCAGTCAGGTACGTACTGGTTTCACTCCCACACGCGCTATCAGGAGCAGATTGGCGTATACGGCTCGATTGCCATTCAACCTCAGCAGCCCACTCACAAAGTAGATCATGATTTGGTGTTACTATTGTCGGATTGGACGGATGAAAATCCGGCCCATATCCTGAAAAACCTGAAACGGCGCAACGAATGGTACTCGATCAAAAAAAACAATGTCCAATCGCTCAACCGCATTATTCAGCACAAGGCCGTGGGGGCGTACCTGCGGCAGTCGATGATGAAAATGGCACCGATGGATATTTCCGACGTTTACTACGACCGGTTCCTGGTAAATGGAAAAGACACGGTTCGATACCCGGAAATCAAAGCAGGTCAAACCGTTCGGCTTCGGGTTATCAACGCCAGTGCGTCCACCTATTTTCACGTTAATTATGCCGGTGGTCCCATGAAGTTGATTGCTGCCGATGGTCTGGATGTTCAACCGGTGGACGTTGACCGGCGGCTAATTGCCATTGCTGAGACCTATGACTTTATTGTCACTGTCCCAAACGGTGGCGCTTTTGAAGTACGGGCGACGGCACAAGACGGTTCTGGTTACGCAACGGCTTTGCTGGGAAAGGGTAAGGCGAAGTACGCCCCCACTATCCCCCGCCCCGATCTGTATAAATTAACCGCCAACATGAGTCGAATGGGGGGGGTGGGCATGGGTACGATGAACATGGGCAAAACCGACACAACTGCTCAGACTAACTCCGACATGAACGGCCCCATGATGCACGATATGGCCGGGATGAATCATGGGGCTAGCCAACAACCCGTAAATTCGGCAAAACCGGGCACCAAAGAACCAACCATGGGGAACATGGACCATAGTCAGATGCAGATGGGACAGACTAAGCCAGCACAGGCCGTACCCGTCAAACCGAAAAAGCAGGATCCGATGGCCGGGATGGACCACAGCCAGATGGATATGGGTGAAAAGCCGTCTGCCAAGCAGCCGACTCCGGCAAAAAAGGCCTCAAAGCCGTCAAAAGCGGTTGGATCAATGGCTGGGATGGATCACAGTGGCATGAACAGGGACGGCATGAAAACGGCCAAAGATGGTAAGATGGACATGACGGGGATGGACCATGAACAGATGGACCACTCCTCCATGCCCGCGTCGGCGGACCGGGGCATGGATCATAGTAACATGGCCATGAAAATGGATTCGATGCCCACTACGAAAACGGACAGCAAAAAGCCGGATGACATGGCTGGCATGGATCACAGCAAAATGAACATGGACAGTAAAACTGGCGATATGGCCGGGATGAAAGGAATGAGCAGTGGGGGCGGGGGTATGGAAGGAATGAATATGATGGACGAGCAGAATACCATCGACTACAGCGTTCTCAAGTCTCCCGAA includes:
- a CDS encoding transcriptional regulator, AraC family (PFAM: helix-turn-helix- domain containing protein AraC type~SMART: Helix-turn-helix, AraC domain~KEGG: xau:Xaut_0983 helix-turn-helix domain- containing protein), whose protein sequence is MLRIRGMVCARCIDVVQSELTQAGFDVLAVQLGKVTLRDPLTSNDMERIQTVLSKQGFSLLEGQQKLTVHQRTKTFVDSYFAQATDLSESKIGTPNRRLSTQIQDALGLDYDTISGQFTKTEGITLERYIILRRIDKVKEWLVYSDETLTEIAHRTGYSSVQHLSNQFRQQTGLTPSYFRQVRQQKQALQQGTL
- a CDS encoding copper-translocating P-type ATPase (TIGRFAM: copper-translocating P-type ATPase; heavy metal translocating P-type ATPase; ATPase, P-type (transporting), HAD superfamily, subfamily IC~PFAM: E1-E2 ATPase-associated domain protein; Heavy metal transport/detoxification protein; Haloacid dehalogenase domain protein hydrolase~KEGG: gbm:Gbem_2170 copper-translocating P-type ATPase) gives rise to the protein MMTQPITAPAKSATRGELTRQTFPVLEMTCAACAVSVESMLSHTPGIAKAAVNYANQSASVEYDAKLITPAGMQQVIQSIGYDLVVDVDDPQQVQQEAQQRQYESLKKRTLWAGILSVPVVVLGMFFMNAPSANWIMMALSAPVVFWLGRSYFVNAWKQARHGKTNMDTLVALSTGIAFLFSAFNTFYPQFWHSRGLHPHVYFEAAAVVIAFISLGKLLEERAKSNTGSAIKKLMGLQPKTVRVVEGDTDRELPIALVRVGQVIVVRPGEKIPVDGVVESGNSFVDESMISGEPVPVEKRPGGLVFAGTINQKGAFRFKAQKVGGETVLAQIIRMVQEAQGSKAPVQKLVDKIAGIFVPVVIGIAILTFGAWMLLGGENAFTHALLTSVTVLVIACPCALGLATPTAIMVGVGKGADNNILIKDAESLELGYKVNAVVLDKTGTITEGKPTVTDLAWQVSDGEVANLLPILYALESQSEHPLADAVVERLRGNGISGTALEEFESLTGRGVSGRYGNTTYAVGNARLLTERGVGVDRAVQLLATGWQNEAKTVVYFADQTRVLAVLAIADPVKETSREAIHTLRKRGIAVYMMTGDNAQTAEAVAKAVGLSDFRAEALSADKAAFVKELQQQGKVVAMIGDGINDSQALAQADVSIAMGRGSDIAMDVAKMTLITSDLNSVPKALQLSRKTVQTIRQNLFWAFIYNLIGIPIAAGLLYPVNGFLLNPMIAGAAMALSSVSVVTNSLRLRATKL
- a CDS encoding protein of unknown function DUF305 (PFAM: protein of unknown function DUF305~KEGG: sml:Smlt2438 hypothetical protein), with protein sequence METHNQHTDQARSMQQGHTMAGQNHYGKLAIMGVLSFLSMYTLMYSMVDRFENVIPNVNQLYMAGLMTMPMLIIEVLLMSSMYTNKQRNVLVVAISTLALVGFFFLIRDQTAVGDKQFAKSMIPHHAAAILMARAAKLSDPELQKLQQDIISAQEKEIRQMKDKIAELDK
- a CDS encoding multicopper oxidase type 3 (PFAM: multicopper oxidase type 3; multicopper oxidase type 1; multicopper oxidase type 2~KEGG: ppw:PputW619_0015 CopA family copper resistance protein) codes for the protein MKRFFLITCLVLVFTASNGQHQQHTMPDANRSAEQPHNPDKSNFPAVKTSLPVSRPQALANVKPTGKRVPYDLIIDEQMVNITGKPKKAMTINGGIPGPTMRFTEGDVAVIRVHNKLKTETSLHWHGILLPNKQDGVSYLNTPPIQAGDTYTFEYPLVQSGTYWFHSHTRYQEQIGVYGSIAIQPQQPTHKVDHDLVLLLSDWTDENPAHILKNLKRRNEWYSIKKNNVQSLNRIIQHKAVGAYLRQSMMKMAPMDISDVYYDRFLVNGKDTVRYPEIKAGQTVRLRVINASASTYFHVNYAGGPMKLIAADGLDVQPVDVDRRLIAIAETYDFIVTVPNGGAFEVRATAQDGSGYATALLGKGKAKYAPTIPRPDLYKLTANMSRMGGVGMGTMNMGKTDTTAQTNSDMNGPMMHDMAGMNHGASQQPVNSAKPGTKEPTMGNMDHSQMQMGQTKPAQAVPVKPKKQDPMAGMDHSQMDMGEKPSAKQPTPAKKASKPSKAVGSMAGMDHSGMNRDGMKTAKDGKMDMTGMDHEQMDHSSMPASADRGMDHSNMAMKMDSMPTTKTDSKKPDDMAGMDHSKMNMDSKTGDMAGMKGMSSGGGGMEGMNMMDEQNTIDYSVLKSPEPIVFPANRPIREIPLTLSGNMFRYIWGFNGQPLSRADMIQIRRGEIVRIRMTNNTMMMHPIHLHGHYFRVLNGQGQYSPLKHTVNVSPMENVTIEFMADDEKDWFFHCHLLYHMLSGMARVVSYGDKPDSSIAAIQKLHLRDMRDNQPFVWGFLQPGYPINYFSLNVSTNKNAIVAGGDHDWRTNRFEFDLDYERYLGDWLRVFAGIDGGNEEFLRRVRPEDGVVTDRRIVRAVAGIRYMLPFLIQSEVKLDTRGNVRFQLNGQQMLFPRLDFQYQTQWLVGSYVRAHVELQYTVTKNLFLHTDYDTRYKTVGGGLGYNF